Proteins co-encoded in one Sediminispirochaeta bajacaliforniensis DSM 16054 genomic window:
- a CDS encoding adenylate kinase, which produces MRLIFLGPPGAGKGTIAVKVKEAYQIPHISTGDLFREAIANQTPLGKKVKAILDSGELVPDEVTVEMVKERLSRSDVKGGFILDGFPRTTGQADALKAFASVDMVINFVLSEEKIVERLSGRRIAKKSGRVYHVKYNPPAKEGICDESGEPLIQRPDDKPEAIKNRLRVYAKQTAPLIDYYQKEGSLVDIDAAPSPEEVFELVRTALSKLS; this is translated from the coding sequence ATGAGACTCATTTTTCTCGGCCCTCCGGGAGCCGGTAAGGGAACCATAGCGGTAAAAGTGAAAGAGGCGTATCAGATTCCCCACATATCAACCGGCGACCTTTTTCGAGAGGCCATTGCCAATCAGACTCCTCTAGGAAAAAAGGTCAAGGCTATTCTCGACAGCGGAGAGTTGGTGCCTGATGAGGTGACGGTGGAGATGGTAAAGGAACGCTTATCTCGTTCGGATGTAAAGGGTGGATTTATCCTCGACGGATTTCCCAGAACAACGGGACAGGCGGATGCACTCAAGGCCTTTGCATCCGTGGACATGGTGATCAACTTTGTGCTGAGTGAAGAGAAGATTGTCGAACGCCTTTCCGGCAGGCGAATAGCAAAAAAATCCGGCAGGGTGTATCACGTAAAGTATAATCCTCCGGCAAAAGAAGGAATCTGCGACGAAAGCGGAGAGCCCTTGATCCAGCGCCCGGACGATAAACCGGAAGCAATCAAAAACCGACTACGGGTCTATGCGAAGCAGACGGCACCGCTTATCGATTACTACCAAAAAGAGGGAAGTCTCGTCGATATCGATGCAGCCCCCTCCCCCGAAGAGGTGTTCGAATTGGTACGAACGGCCCTTTCGAAGCTCTCATAG
- a CDS encoding tetratricopeptide repeat protein: protein MADGRMRRRLFISCALFLLLFSGCMSDAVLSRRLAESESGRGMLLEEDGRYAEAFDAFRAALELEPGSLRYQYESSRLAFLAGDIRYGSRQAEDLHRRYPENVLVSELFAYGCMLEGRDDESERLYRELLEKHERYGPAALNLSLLLERRGAYREAFDILRPSADEWKDETVAGFGKRKLYLRLADLASGAFMPGDELIWLTKALKTKGEPEGGAGAASSGTRPSEEAEKQDDELALKLRLATLLADQGRPEEAVTYYQELSDAGTLTAEATFDFARILLVDLERYQEGLEELRLALDAGFTDDAAIEKLLSEPDLLDPDAIRQVLDASKKGASP, encoded by the coding sequence TTGGCTGACGGTCGTATGAGACGGCGGCTGTTTATTTCTTGTGCCCTGTTTCTCTTGCTTTTTTCCGGCTGTATGAGCGATGCCGTTCTATCTCGTCGACTGGCGGAAAGCGAGTCCGGACGCGGGATGCTGCTTGAAGAGGATGGCCGCTATGCAGAGGCCTTTGACGCCTTTCGAGCGGCTCTTGAGCTTGAACCTGGTTCCCTGCGCTATCAGTATGAATCATCACGCCTCGCTTTTTTAGCTGGCGATATTCGATATGGCAGTCGTCAGGCAGAAGACCTTCATCGACGTTACCCTGAGAATGTGCTTGTCTCTGAACTGTTTGCCTATGGCTGCATGTTGGAAGGTCGGGATGATGAATCGGAGCGCCTCTATCGGGAGCTTCTTGAAAAACATGAGCGCTATGGCCCTGCTGCACTCAACCTTTCTCTGCTCCTTGAACGCCGGGGAGCTTATCGTGAAGCCTTCGATATCCTCAGGCCGTCGGCCGACGAATGGAAGGATGAAACGGTTGCCGGATTTGGCAAGCGTAAGCTTTACCTCAGGCTTGCCGATCTTGCTTCCGGGGCCTTTATGCCGGGGGATGAGCTTATCTGGCTTACAAAAGCCCTGAAGACAAAGGGTGAGCCGGAGGGCGGGGCAGGGGCCGCTTCTTCGGGCACGAGACCTTCCGAAGAGGCCGAAAAACAAGACGATGAATTGGCTCTCAAACTACGGCTCGCTACTCTTCTTGCCGATCAGGGAAGGCCTGAAGAGGCCGTCACGTATTATCAGGAACTATCCGATGCCGGCACACTTACGGCTGAAGCTACATTTGATTTTGCCCGTATACTTCTCGTCGATCTGGAACGTTATCAGGAAGGGCTTGAAGAGCTTCGCCTCGCCCTTGATGCCGGATTCACGGATGATGCTGCAATAGAGAAGCTCCTTTCCGAGCCGGACCTCCTCGATCCGGATGCAATCCGGCAGGTTCTGGATGCCTCGAAAAAAGGAGCCTCTCCCTGA
- a CDS encoding uracil phosphoribosyltransferase translates to MSKIVLKATDLDGYLTDSDKQQLSEMDRLYHEAQQIFEVLNKAANERRLSDAKQRLIDVYDRMGKKMQDIVQGEDHVHVYCFDTPDEVHGEASRLIAKLRTVDTPHDEFVYYIQRAYEMLFNLSFVESHSPKKNYLIAETPVVLPVQNFAVHKIPDVDEAIENTVMCVMLRGALLPSMIVSKEIQEYSSTNYVTPFALFKIKRDDAKKEYNMEYILDLERSYFSLEELQGKDLVFADPMNATGGSFVTIVKYILSQGVQPRSIKCINVISALKGALRIVRALDNVEVYTLWMDPVLNEDAYILPGLGDAGDRINGIDEDDRPRNIIQLIADYGANIASLYRSQVQEIEETVLG, encoded by the coding sequence ATGAGTAAGATTGTCCTAAAAGCGACAGATTTGGATGGATATCTCACGGACAGTGATAAACAGCAATTATCGGAGATGGATCGTCTCTATCATGAGGCTCAGCAAATTTTCGAGGTTCTGAACAAGGCCGCTAATGAGCGCCGTCTCAGTGATGCAAAGCAACGCCTTATCGATGTCTACGACCGAATGGGAAAAAAGATGCAGGATATTGTCCAGGGGGAGGATCATGTCCATGTCTATTGTTTCGACACTCCCGATGAGGTGCATGGTGAGGCCTCTCGTCTGATTGCCAAGCTCCGAACGGTAGATACCCCTCATGATGAGTTTGTTTACTATATTCAGCGTGCCTATGAGATGCTCTTTAATCTCTCGTTTGTTGAGTCTCATAGTCCGAAAAAAAATTATCTCATTGCCGAAACTCCTGTCGTTCTTCCTGTACAGAACTTTGCCGTTCACAAAATTCCCGATGTCGATGAAGCCATTGAAAACACGGTCATGTGCGTTATGCTTCGCGGCGCCTTGCTTCCTTCGATGATCGTCAGCAAGGAGATCCAGGAATATAGTTCGACCAATTATGTTACCCCTTTTGCCCTTTTTAAGATTAAACGTGACGATGCAAAGAAAGAGTACAACATGGAGTATATTCTCGATCTGGAGCGTTCCTATTTTTCCCTGGAGGAGCTTCAGGGAAAGGATCTCGTGTTTGCCGATCCCATGAATGCCACCGGCGGCAGTTTTGTTACCATCGTGAAATATATTCTCAGCCAAGGGGTGCAGCCCCGATCTATCAAGTGTATCAATGTAATATCGGCTCTTAAGGGAGCACTTCGCATTGTTCGGGCCCTTGATAATGTCGAGGTTTATACGCTCTGGATGGATCCCGTTCTCAATGAGGATGCCTATATTCTTCCCGGTCTGGGGGATGCCGGAGACCGGATCAACGGCATTGATGAGGATGACCGACCCCGGAATATTATCCAGCTTATTGCCGATTACGGAGCGAATATCGCCAGTCTTTATCGTTCCCAGGTGCAGGAAATTGAGGAAACAGTGCTTGGCTGA
- a CDS encoding chemotaxis protein CheW — protein MSDEFDLFDDLEEEAETPYLLFSVGKRLFAVEALQTREMVKLPETVPVPEQAPWVRGIMSLREKTYRVIDFRKRIGMKGSREEISDLAEELDKREAEHKQWLKALEESLANGSEFTGEENPHQCGFGRWYDHYKSDNVNVTIELKKFEAPHQLIHETAHQVLSLKQKGKKEEAITLIRQRREGELAKMIELFESLKATLFSTLREIAIIIDSETHPSAICVDTVVSVEPLEKAASAEFVFAQDKASSLSRNAVIGKRLGGEELVLILDPEWILNETENSDRTFQ, from the coding sequence ATGAGCGATGAATTCGATCTTTTCGACGATCTTGAAGAAGAGGCAGAGACACCTTACCTGCTCTTTTCCGTGGGGAAAAGACTCTTTGCAGTCGAAGCCCTCCAAACTCGAGAGATGGTTAAGCTTCCTGAGACCGTTCCGGTCCCGGAACAGGCGCCGTGGGTACGAGGTATCATGAGCTTGCGGGAAAAAACATATCGGGTCATAGATTTCAGGAAACGGATTGGCATGAAGGGAAGCCGAGAAGAAATCAGTGATCTGGCAGAAGAGCTTGATAAGCGAGAGGCAGAACATAAGCAGTGGCTCAAAGCACTTGAAGAGTCTCTTGCCAATGGGTCAGAGTTTACAGGTGAAGAGAATCCGCACCAATGCGGCTTCGGCCGTTGGTACGACCACTACAAATCCGACAACGTGAACGTAACAATCGAATTAAAGAAGTTCGAAGCACCCCATCAGCTTATTCACGAAACGGCACATCAGGTTTTATCGCTAAAACAAAAAGGCAAAAAAGAAGAAGCAATTACGTTGATCAGACAGCGAAGGGAAGGCGAACTTGCAAAGATGATTGAGCTTTTCGAGAGTCTAAAGGCAACGCTTTTTTCAACCTTGAGAGAAATCGCAATCATCATCGATTCAGAGACTCATCCAAGTGCGATTTGCGTAGATACGGTAGTCTCAGTGGAACCCCTGGAAAAAGCGGCTTCGGCAGAATTTGTCTTTGCCCAAGACAAGGCCTCTTCCCTGAGCAGAAATGCGGTGATAGGCAAAAGGCTCGGCGGAGAAGAACTGGTGCTCATCCTTGATCCCGAATGGATTCTCAACGAAACGGAAAATAGTGACCGGACCTTCCAATAG
- a CDS encoding TIGR04076 family protein — translation MRHSVQVTVESIFGHCSAGLKKGDSFIIRDHGCMKLENSDGFCPELFFVAFPTCMSFAAGGSLRWEQDGVALVACPDPEARVVARIERV, via the coding sequence ATGAGGCATTCGGTACAAGTGACGGTTGAATCGATCTTTGGCCACTGTTCGGCGGGCCTGAAAAAAGGCGACTCGTTCATCATAAGGGACCATGGCTGCATGAAATTGGAGAACAGCGATGGTTTTTGTCCGGAACTCTTTTTTGTCGCTTTCCCAACCTGTATGTCATTTGCCGCCGGCGGAAGTTTGCGCTGGGAACAGGACGGCGTTGCGCTTGTCGCATGCCCCGATCCGGAAGCGCGAGTCGTGGCACGGATCGAACGGGTGTAG
- a CDS encoding TRAP transporter permease yields MTEELSSGDTIVEKLRSGGIRKIRVGEVLLCLFALALSGFSLYTGFTGLLESWLHRMIHLVCILMIAFLTDLNMPQAGKIKKVISVLFLILVAAIALYSFLDYEHIILRMGRPNHGDIVIGILLVLVTLMASKRKLGWAVTIIAACFLFYAFFGFLFPSSLYHRGMSISRFVDFIYNQTKGILGIPIKVAAEYVIMFILFAAFLNKSGAGNFFIDLAFGLTGKMWGGPAKAAVVASAMMATINGSGVGNAVATGSITIPLMKRVGYKPHFAAAIEAAASNGGMITPPIMASVAFLIAEFTNTPYSKIMLVGIFPAFLYFSAVLAMVHFEAKRLGLGPMRDEDIPSKREVLKKGWYYLLPIIILAAMLIMGYSPMLAASVGIVAMVLLSFIRKETRMGIWDILAAMEEGAKNTVMVSVACAVAGIVVGVITGTGLGIKFSSMILAVSRNSLFVVLLLTMVSSIVLGMGMTAAAVYVIVSALTVPALLDMGVAVLPAHFFVYYYGIASALTPPVALAAYGAAGIAGADHNKTALTACRLAIVAFLVPFAFVYNPALMAIGTPLSIVLSVGSAFFGVLFLSAGFSRFLFMKLDRIAQLLLLVGGLGLLSHLILVNVISLAVCLFIAVYLFRTSKRKGVVAA; encoded by the coding sequence ATGACTGAAGAGCTAAGTTCTGGCGATACGATAGTCGAGAAACTCCGCTCGGGTGGAATCCGAAAGATAAGGGTGGGAGAGGTTCTGCTTTGTCTTTTTGCCTTGGCCCTGAGCGGCTTTAGCCTTTATACCGGCTTTACGGGTCTACTCGAAAGCTGGCTTCACCGAATGATACATCTTGTTTGTATCTTAATGATTGCGTTCTTGACCGACCTGAATATGCCTCAGGCGGGAAAGATAAAAAAAGTGATTTCTGTTCTTTTCCTTATCCTCGTGGCCGCGATTGCGTTGTATTCATTTCTCGATTATGAACACATTATTCTGAGAATGGGCAGACCGAACCACGGCGATATCGTTATCGGCATTTTGCTGGTTTTGGTGACGTTGATGGCAAGCAAAAGAAAGCTGGGATGGGCAGTGACGATCATCGCCGCCTGTTTTCTTTTTTATGCCTTTTTCGGTTTTCTTTTCCCTTCGTCGCTTTATCACCGGGGAATGAGTATAAGCCGCTTTGTCGATTTTATTTACAACCAAACGAAAGGCATATTGGGTATTCCGATAAAGGTTGCTGCAGAATATGTCATCATGTTTATTCTTTTTGCTGCCTTCCTCAATAAAAGTGGTGCGGGAAATTTCTTTATTGATCTTGCATTCGGTTTGACAGGGAAGATGTGGGGAGGGCCTGCAAAGGCTGCCGTGGTTGCCAGTGCCATGATGGCTACAATCAACGGAAGCGGTGTGGGAAATGCCGTCGCTACCGGTAGTATCACCATTCCCCTTATGAAACGTGTGGGGTACAAGCCTCATTTCGCGGCTGCGATAGAGGCGGCTGCAAGCAATGGCGGTATGATCACTCCACCGATTATGGCAAGTGTTGCATTTCTTATCGCGGAGTTTACCAATACACCCTATTCAAAGATCATGCTGGTGGGAATCTTCCCTGCCTTCCTTTATTTTTCTGCTGTGTTGGCAATGGTCCATTTTGAGGCTAAACGGCTCGGTCTTGGGCCTATGCGTGATGAAGATATTCCGTCCAAAAGAGAGGTCCTGAAAAAAGGCTGGTATTATCTCCTGCCGATTATCATTTTGGCTGCCATGCTGATTATGGGCTATAGCCCGATGCTTGCCGCCAGTGTCGGAATCGTTGCCATGGTTCTTTTGAGCTTTATTCGGAAAGAGACCCGCATGGGCATCTGGGATATTCTGGCGGCAATGGAAGAGGGGGCGAAAAACACCGTCATGGTCTCCGTTGCCTGCGCCGTTGCCGGAATAGTAGTCGGTGTCATTACCGGGACGGGACTCGGGATCAAATTCAGCTCGATGATTCTTGCTGTTTCGCGAAACAGTCTCTTTGTCGTATTGTTGCTGACCATGGTGAGTTCCATCGTTCTCGGCATGGGAATGACTGCAGCTGCCGTTTATGTCATTGTATCGGCCCTGACGGTACCTGCACTGCTTGATATGGGGGTTGCGGTACTACCAGCACACTTTTTCGTCTATTACTACGGTATCGCGTCCGCGCTGACGCCTCCTGTTGCCCTTGCTGCCTATGGAGCTGCAGGGATTGCCGGTGCGGATCATAATAAAACGGCTTTGACCGCCTGTCGACTGGCCATTGTGGCCTTCCTTGTTCCCTTTGCCTTTGTATACAACCCCGCCCTTATGGCAATAGGCACTCCGCTTTCGATCGTTCTTTCTGTGGGCTCCGCCTTTTTCGGCGTGCTGTTTCTCTCTGCCGGTTTCAGTCGTTTCCTTTTTATGAAACTTGATCGGATTGCCCAGCTGCTTTTATTAGTGGGTGGTCTCGGCTTATTAAGCCACCTCATTCTGGTAAATGTCATCAGTCTTGCAGTGTGTTTATTCATTGCTGTGTATCTTTTTCGTACATCAAAGAGAAAGGGGGTTGTGGCCGCATGA
- a CDS encoding TAXI family TRAP transporter solute-binding subunit yields MKSRKNKILVGIVLCALLVSFPLFASGQKDGERRNIIIGAGGAGGSWYLLAAQISEILKTEMPDVSVSVIEGGAISNVRLTNEGRDLDVGMASLPNVIDALDAKGVFAEDGIDNISAIMNFAVDYVQFTVLADSGITEFGQLGDKRILPGPKGWGIEALTGAVCNLYGFSYDSIKANGGSVSFVSWGEAPSLLKDGHADMAAFKGAVPNSNVMEIDATNKARIIGLSKEQLDQFLAENLGYFKGTIKAGTYRGQDSDALTIGHTSVFFANNDLPEELVYQLTKAILENKDKLNQIEGVEIGDDALLGIDQSILHPGARRYYKEIGLIQ; encoded by the coding sequence ATGAAATCCAGAAAAAACAAGATTTTGGTGGGTATTGTACTGTGTGCACTACTTGTAAGCTTTCCTCTTTTTGCCTCTGGACAGAAAGATGGTGAACGAAGGAATATCATCATAGGGGCCGGAGGCGCAGGCGGTTCGTGGTATCTGTTGGCTGCCCAGATCAGCGAAATCCTGAAAACGGAAATGCCCGATGTCTCCGTTTCGGTTATTGAAGGAGGCGCAATCAGTAATGTTCGGCTCACGAATGAAGGTCGTGACCTGGATGTCGGTATGGCCAGTCTCCCGAATGTTATAGATGCCCTTGATGCAAAAGGGGTATTTGCCGAAGACGGAATAGATAATATTTCGGCTATCATGAACTTTGCCGTCGACTATGTTCAGTTTACCGTTCTTGCAGATAGTGGTATTACCGAATTCGGTCAGCTTGGTGACAAGCGGATTCTTCCGGGGCCAAAGGGATGGGGGATTGAAGCCTTGACCGGAGCGGTTTGCAATCTCTACGGTTTTTCCTACGATTCAATCAAGGCGAATGGTGGATCGGTAAGCTTCGTCAGTTGGGGGGAGGCTCCAAGCCTGCTCAAAGACGGTCATGCGGATATGGCCGCTTTCAAAGGGGCCGTGCCGAATTCCAACGTCATGGAGATTGATGCCACCAATAAGGCACGGATCATAGGCCTGAGTAAGGAACAGCTGGACCAGTTTCTTGCAGAAAATCTCGGTTATTTCAAAGGCACGATCAAGGCTGGAACCTACAGAGGGCAGGATAGCGACGCTTTGACCATCGGCCATACTTCCGTCTTTTTTGCCAACAATGATCTTCCTGAGGAGCTTGTATATCAGCTGACAAAGGCGATCCTTGAAAATAAGGACAAGCTTAATCAGATTGAAGGTGTCGAGATCGGAGATGATGCTCTCTTGGGGATTGATCAGAGTATCCTTCATCCCGGAGCCAGACGATATTACAAAGAAATCGGACTCATCCAGTAA
- a CDS encoding flavodoxin family protein encodes MQKKILGIVGSPRKAATYESLQVALEGARTFSPDDLNVELVSFKGKKIAPCNHCNACKRNGGRCVIEDDMTPLYESLLEADSFIFASPVYAMNMTPQLSAFFSRMRALHDRDGGKLRNKLATAIAVGGRRNGGQELTISNIVHACLTRGIVYVGGEPGFYSGAMVWSGDKGKDVLSFDEEAENSLLSLGRRLAYWTLLIAAGKSLVGAGEVQMSKYMF; translated from the coding sequence ATGCAGAAGAAGATTTTAGGGATAGTCGGGAGTCCCAGAAAGGCTGCAACGTATGAGAGCCTGCAGGTTGCCCTGGAAGGGGCGCGGACATTTTCCCCCGATGATTTGAATGTTGAACTTGTCTCTTTTAAAGGAAAAAAGATAGCCCCCTGCAATCACTGCAACGCTTGCAAGCGAAACGGAGGTCGTTGTGTCATAGAGGATGACATGACGCCGTTATATGAATCTTTGCTTGAAGCAGATTCTTTTATCTTTGCTTCTCCTGTATATGCGATGAATATGACTCCGCAGCTGTCGGCATTTTTTAGCCGTATGCGGGCGTTGCATGATCGGGACGGAGGTAAGCTCCGAAACAAGCTTGCTACCGCCATTGCCGTGGGAGGAAGACGCAACGGCGGGCAGGAGCTTACGATCAGTAATATTGTTCATGCCTGCTTGACACGTGGAATTGTTTATGTCGGCGGAGAGCCGGGCTTTTATTCCGGGGCGATGGTTTGGAGTGGTGATAAGGGAAAGGATGTCCTTTCTTTTGATGAAGAGGCGGAAAATTCGCTGCTATCTCTGGGCCGGCGTCTTGCCTACTGGACTCTGCTTATTGCCGCCGGAAAATCATTGGTCGGTGCAGGGGAGGTGCAAATGAGCAAATACATGTTTTAG